Proteins from a single region of Haloterrigena alkaliphila:
- a CDS encoding response regulator has product MTERAEGPVEILLVEDNPGDVRLTQEAFKELPTETRISVATDGDEALEALSERRERGERLPDLVLLDLNLPRLSGLEFLEAIKERPALARTPVLILTSSEATEDVLESYELAANAYLTKPTDPDEYAAMVESVADFWFQRVALPPMPS; this is encoded by the coding sequence GTGACCGAACGCGCCGAGGGTCCGGTGGAGATACTCCTGGTCGAAGACAACCCGGGTGACGTGCGACTCACCCAGGAGGCGTTCAAGGAACTCCCGACCGAGACGCGGATCAGCGTCGCCACCGACGGCGACGAGGCGCTGGAGGCGCTCTCGGAGCGCCGAGAGCGCGGCGAGCGCCTGCCGGATCTCGTCCTCCTCGATCTGAACCTGCCGCGGTTAAGCGGCCTCGAGTTCCTCGAGGCGATCAAGGAGCGACCGGCGCTCGCACGGACCCCCGTGCTCATCCTCACGAGTTCGGAGGCCACCGAGGACGTCCTCGAGAGCTACGAACTCGCCGCCAACGCCTACCTCACCAAGCCGACCGACCCCGACGAGTACGCGGCGATGGTCGAATCGGTCGCGGACTTCTGGTTCCAGCGAGTCGCCTTGCCCCCGATGCCGTCGTGA
- a CDS encoding DUF7123 family protein — protein sequence MTDYSDEEQRILSYLRESAARGEQYFRSKNIADAIGLSSKQVGARLPHLAEKSDDVDIEKWGRARSTTWKVTLS from the coding sequence ATGACCGACTACTCCGACGAAGAGCAGCGAATTCTCTCGTACCTCCGTGAGAGCGCCGCCCGCGGCGAGCAGTACTTCCGATCGAAGAACATCGCGGACGCGATCGGACTGTCGTCGAAACAGGTCGGTGCTCGACTGCCCCATCTGGCGGAAAAATCGGACGACGTCGACATCGAGAAGTGGGGCCGCGCCCGCTCGACCACCTGGAAAGTCACCCTGAGTTGA
- a CDS encoding SpoVR family protein → MSKRNSNADRFRKQAIAGDLEEPVSEARNLAEKLGLEPYPVKYWIIDYDEMNELIAYGGFQSRYPHWRWGMQYDRQQKQGQYGGGKAFEIVNNDNPAHAFLQESNTIADQKAVITHVEAHSDFFANNEWFGLFTGGRADEEQVNAAAMLERHARAIDEYMSDPEIDRAAVEKWIDHCLSLEDNIDQHRVFERRLDVDGPRDDLDDDIAEKLDELGLSDEVKGEVFDEEWLEKLEAEGEAVTFPEEPQKDLLAFVREHGKQYDDEAGRAVEMAEWQRDVLDMMRAEAYYFAAQKMTKVMNEGWAAYWESAMMTDEGFAGDDEFLNYADHMAKVLASGGLNPYSLGMELWEYVENRTNRREVLEQLLRVEGISWRNLMDVVDFESVLETLAPPDPIATITPETLEALEEVPEEYVDREALEAAREGEIDVEKYPWKVLTTEGLARRHYSLVKRQHRGFLTRVSQNDLEQIGRYLFDDARYESVEEALVDVDFTAGWDRMYDIRESHNDVTFLDEFLTQEFITENNYFTYEHSQATGQFHVASDAAEDVKKKLLLQFTNFGKPTIAVYDGNYNNANELLLGHQYNGVMLDLGQARETLKRIFELWGRPVNLLTIVKEIDDHDIEVAKRRNREPEPEERGKLIRYDGDQVTVEDVPWEEVDHLAADDVDYDTKPDEWLA, encoded by the coding sequence ATGAGTAAACGAAACTCCAACGCGGACCGATTCCGCAAACAGGCGATCGCCGGCGACCTCGAGGAACCGGTTTCGGAGGCCAGAAACCTGGCCGAGAAACTCGGCCTCGAGCCCTACCCGGTGAAGTACTGGATCATCGACTACGACGAGATGAACGAACTCATCGCCTACGGCGGGTTTCAGAGCCGATACCCCCACTGGCGGTGGGGGATGCAGTACGACCGCCAGCAGAAGCAGGGCCAGTACGGCGGCGGGAAGGCCTTCGAGATCGTCAACAACGACAATCCGGCCCACGCCTTCCTCCAGGAGTCGAACACGATCGCCGACCAGAAGGCGGTCATCACCCACGTCGAGGCCCACTCGGACTTCTTCGCGAACAACGAGTGGTTCGGCCTGTTCACCGGCGGGCGCGCCGACGAGGAACAGGTCAACGCCGCCGCGATGCTCGAGCGCCACGCGCGGGCGATCGACGAGTACATGTCCGATCCCGAGATCGACCGCGCGGCGGTCGAGAAGTGGATCGACCACTGCCTGAGCCTCGAGGACAACATCGACCAGCACCGGGTGTTCGAGCGCCGTCTCGACGTCGACGGCCCGCGCGACGACCTCGACGACGACATCGCCGAAAAGCTGGACGAACTCGGCCTCTCCGACGAAGTGAAAGGGGAGGTCTTCGACGAGGAGTGGCTCGAGAAACTCGAGGCCGAGGGCGAGGCCGTCACCTTCCCCGAGGAGCCCCAGAAGGACCTGCTCGCGTTCGTCCGCGAACACGGCAAGCAGTACGACGACGAGGCCGGCCGCGCGGTCGAGATGGCGGAGTGGCAACGCGACGTCCTCGACATGATGCGCGCGGAGGCGTACTACTTCGCCGCCCAGAAGATGACGAAGGTGATGAACGAGGGGTGGGCCGCCTACTGGGAGTCGGCGATGATGACCGACGAGGGGTTCGCCGGCGACGACGAGTTCCTCAACTACGCCGACCACATGGCGAAGGTGCTCGCCTCCGGAGGGCTCAACCCCTACAGCCTCGGCATGGAGCTCTGGGAGTACGTCGAGAACCGGACCAACCGCCGCGAGGTCCTCGAGCAACTGCTGCGCGTCGAGGGAATCTCCTGGCGCAACCTGATGGACGTCGTCGACTTCGAGTCGGTGCTCGAGACGCTCGCGCCGCCGGACCCGATCGCGACGATCACGCCTGAGACGCTCGAGGCGCTCGAGGAGGTGCCCGAGGAGTACGTCGACCGCGAGGCGCTCGAAGCCGCCCGCGAGGGCGAAATCGACGTCGAGAAATATCCGTGGAAAGTGCTGACCACCGAGGGGCTGGCGCGCCGGCACTACTCGCTGGTCAAGCGCCAGCACCGCGGGTTCCTGACCCGGGTGAGTCAGAACGACCTCGAGCAGATCGGTCGCTACCTCTTCGACGACGCGCGCTACGAGAGCGTCGAGGAGGCGCTGGTGGACGTCGACTTCACGGCGGGCTGGGATCGGATGTACGACATCCGCGAGAGCCACAACGACGTGACCTTCCTCGACGAGTTCCTCACCCAGGAGTTCATCACCGAGAACAACTACTTCACCTACGAACACTCGCAGGCGACCGGACAGTTCCACGTCGCCAGCGACGCCGCCGAGGACGTCAAGAAGAAGTTGCTGTTGCAGTTCACCAACTTCGGGAAACCGACGATCGCGGTCTACGACGGCAACTACAACAACGCCAACGAACTCCTGCTGGGCCACCAGTACAACGGCGTCATGCTCGACCTCGGGCAAGCCCGGGAGACGCTCAAGCGGATCTTCGAACTCTGGGGCCGGCCGGTGAACCTGCTGACGATCGTCAAGGAGATCGACGACCACGACATCGAGGTCGCGAAGCGGCGCAACCGCGAGCCGGAACCCGAGGAGCGCGGAAAGCTGATCCGGTACGACGGCGACCAGGTAACCGTCGAGGACGTCCCCTGGGAGGAGGTCGACCACCTCGCGGCCGACGACGTCGACTACGACACGAAACCCGACGAGTGGCTCGCCTGA
- a CDS encoding HEAT repeat domain-containing protein translates to MNREGGDAVGQQRPDAAFDLPSVLARLDTREPAEQRAAVAAIHDALTDRPEACLPAVPKLRDLLAQPEIDFRERVGYCLAELATVSPSDVAPSTDGIVSVIVDDPAAPATDELLRCLETIAAERPSAVADHVGAIATVLDSRPSHDRRGVRVLRDIATDRPEAIEPAASVLVAALESDDPAIRADACTALGHARLEAAADRLEGLAHRDPEPTVRERADWALGRLQ, encoded by the coding sequence ATGAATAGGGAAGGGGGCGACGCGGTCGGACAGCAACGCCCGGACGCTGCGTTCGACCTGCCGTCCGTCCTCGCACGACTCGACACGCGCGAGCCGGCCGAACAGCGGGCCGCCGTGGCAGCGATTCACGACGCCCTGACTGACCGCCCCGAGGCCTGTCTGCCGGCCGTTCCGAAACTGCGGGACCTCCTCGCACAGCCCGAGATCGACTTCCGCGAGAGGGTCGGCTACTGTCTGGCCGAACTCGCGACCGTCTCGCCGTCCGACGTCGCGCCGTCGACCGACGGGATCGTCTCCGTTATCGTCGACGACCCGGCGGCACCGGCGACGGACGAACTGCTCCGCTGTCTCGAGACGATCGCCGCCGAGCGACCGAGCGCGGTCGCCGACCACGTCGGTGCGATCGCGACCGTACTCGACAGCCGGCCGAGCCACGACCGGCGTGGCGTTCGCGTGCTCCGTGACATCGCGACGGACCGACCGGAGGCGATCGAACCGGCGGCGTCGGTACTCGTCGCGGCGCTCGAGTCCGACGATCCGGCGATTCGGGCCGACGCCTGCACCGCGCTCGGCCACGCGCGTCTCGAGGCGGCCGCCGATCGACTAGAGGGGCTGGCCCACCGAGATCCGGAGCCGACCGTCCGCGAACGGGCCGACTGGGCGCTCGGGCGCCTGCAGTGA
- a CDS encoding CoxG family protein, whose translation MTVRVDRSFELSAPAERVWEFIADPENRARAISVVEEYTVDDPEGRHVTWHVSLPIPLVRRTIAVKTEDVTRRAPEYVKFVGKSKVLDVTGEHEIVETEDGTRLENHFVVDGKLPGVEKFFKRNLDGELENLRRALERDLRSTQSEER comes from the coding sequence ATGACCGTACGCGTCGACAGGTCGTTCGAACTGTCGGCACCCGCAGAACGCGTCTGGGAGTTCATCGCCGATCCGGAGAACCGCGCCCGGGCGATCAGCGTCGTCGAAGAGTACACCGTCGACGACCCGGAGGGCCGGCACGTGACCTGGCACGTCTCGCTCCCGATCCCGCTCGTGCGCCGTACTATCGCGGTGAAAACGGAAGACGTTACGCGTAGGGCGCCGGAGTACGTCAAGTTCGTCGGAAAATCGAAGGTGCTGGACGTCACCGGGGAACACGAGATCGTCGAGACCGAGGACGGGACCCGCCTCGAGAACCACTTCGTCGTCGACGGCAAACTGCCGGGCGTCGAGAAGTTCTTCAAACGCAACCTCGATGGCGAACTCGAGAACCTTCGGCGCGCCCTCGAGCGCGATCTCCGCTCGACCCAATCGGAGGAGCGATGA
- a CDS encoding DUF7525 family protein produces the protein MTTETESTTDMGVGLALALGAVATIGALAMFVGAPEITAAWGFAAAMLFASLAVVGIHLYWH, from the coding sequence ATGACCACGGAAACCGAGTCGACGACGGATATGGGTGTTGGACTGGCGCTCGCGCTCGGCGCGGTCGCGACGATCGGCGCGCTGGCGATGTTCGTCGGCGCGCCGGAGATAACGGCCGCCTGGGGCTTCGCCGCGGCGATGCTGTTTGCGTCGCTGGCGGTCGTCGGGATCCACCTCTACTGGCATTGA
- a CDS encoding YeaH/YhbH family protein — protein sequence MGLRDDLERFREVGEQRREDLADFIQYGDLSGGGNGDIQIPVKIVSLPEFEYDQRDKGGVGQGEDGTPQPGQPVGQPQPQPGDDDGDDGEPGEEGGDHEYYEMDPDEFAEELDEELGLDLDPKGKKVVEEKEGPFTDLTRTGPNSTLDFERMFKEGLKRKLAMDFDEEFLRELCKVEGITPREVFEWARGESLPVSMAWIQEAYGDVPDDERGTWASIEEVEENVERESVQQKIRREGIDHVPFRREDERYRHPEIIEEKEKNVVVVNIRDVSGSMREKKRELVERTFTPLDWYLQGKYDNAEFVYIAHDADAWAVERDEFFGIRSGGGTKISSAYDLANELLEEYPWSDWNRYVFAAGDSENSSNDTEERVIPMMEEIDANLHAYVETQPSGNAINATHAEELERHFGTDSDDVAVAYVNSKEDVTDAIYEILSTEGDEDE from the coding sequence ATGGGACTGAGAGACGACCTCGAACGATTCCGAGAAGTGGGCGAACAACGCCGCGAGGATTTGGCCGACTTCATCCAGTACGGCGATCTGAGCGGCGGCGGGAACGGCGACATCCAGATCCCGGTCAAGATCGTCTCGCTCCCGGAGTTCGAGTACGATCAGCGGGACAAGGGCGGCGTCGGCCAGGGGGAGGACGGCACGCCCCAGCCCGGCCAGCCGGTCGGCCAGCCCCAGCCCCAACCGGGTGACGACGACGGCGACGACGGCGAACCCGGCGAGGAGGGCGGCGACCACGAGTACTACGAGATGGACCCCGACGAGTTCGCCGAGGAACTCGACGAGGAACTCGGACTCGACCTCGATCCGAAGGGGAAGAAGGTCGTCGAGGAGAAGGAGGGACCCTTCACCGACCTCACCCGAACCGGCCCCAACAGCACGCTCGACTTCGAGCGGATGTTCAAGGAGGGGCTCAAGCGCAAGCTGGCGATGGACTTCGACGAGGAGTTCCTCCGCGAGTTGTGCAAGGTCGAGGGGATCACGCCCCGCGAGGTCTTCGAGTGGGCCCGCGGCGAGAGCCTGCCGGTCTCGATGGCCTGGATTCAGGAGGCCTACGGCGACGTTCCCGACGACGAGCGCGGGACGTGGGCCTCCATCGAGGAGGTCGAGGAAAACGTCGAGCGCGAGAGCGTCCAGCAGAAGATCCGCCGGGAGGGGATCGACCACGTCCCCTTCCGCCGGGAGGACGAGCGCTATCGCCATCCCGAGATCATCGAGGAGAAGGAGAAGAACGTCGTGGTCGTCAACATCCGCGACGTCTCCGGCTCGATGCGCGAGAAGAAGCGCGAACTCGTCGAGCGCACGTTCACCCCGCTGGACTGGTACCTGCAGGGCAAGTACGACAACGCCGAGTTCGTCTACATCGCCCACGACGCCGACGCCTGGGCGGTCGAGCGCGACGAGTTCTTCGGCATCCGCAGCGGCGGCGGGACGAAGATCTCGAGCGCCTACGACCTCGCGAACGAACTGCTCGAGGAGTACCCCTGGAGCGACTGGAATCGCTACGTCTTCGCGGCGGGCGACTCCGAGAACTCGAGCAACGACACGGAAGAGCGCGTCATCCCCATGATGGAGGAGATCGACGCCAACCTCCACGCCTACGTGGAGACCCAGCCCAGCGGCAACGCGATCAACGCCACCCACGCCGAGGAACTCGAGCGCCACTTCGGCACCGATTCCGACGACGTGGCGGTGGCCTACGTCAACAGCAAAGAGGACGTGACCGACGCGATCTACGAGATCCTCTCGACGGAGGGCGACGAGGATGAGTAA
- a CDS encoding acyl-CoA carboxylase subunit beta translates to MEDRIDELQELRTEAEKGGGEERIEKQHDKGKMTARERIDYFLDEGTFTEFDQLRTHQTSQFGMEEKKIPGDGVVTGYGEVNGRTTFVFAHDFTVFGGSLGEVFAEKICKVMDMAMEVGAPVVGLNDSAGARIQEGVKSLAGFTEIFRRNQEASGVIPQISSIMGPCAGGAVYSPSITDFIFMVKDTSHMYITGPGVTKTVTGEEVTHEELGGAMTHAGKTGVAQFACESEEQALDDIKRLLSYLPQNNVEDPPRVEPWDDPDRRDEELKSIVPPSPQKPYDMTDVIDSVVDEGSFFEVADNFAKEIVVGFGRLDGRSVGLVANQPRVNAGTLTVDSSMKGSRFIRFCDSFNIPIVTFVDVPGYMPGTDQEHRGIIRHGAKLLYAYSEATVPLLTVITRKAYGGAYCVMASKNLGADVNYAWPTAEIAVMGPQGAVNILYREELAEADDPDELRDELIEEYREEFANPYTATDKGFLDDVIVPTETRPRLIDDLEMLQTKREQNPDKKHGNIPL, encoded by the coding sequence ATGGAGGATCGCATCGACGAACTGCAGGAACTCCGCACGGAAGCCGAGAAGGGCGGCGGCGAGGAGCGCATCGAGAAGCAACACGACAAGGGGAAGATGACCGCCCGCGAGCGGATCGACTACTTCCTCGACGAGGGAACCTTCACGGAGTTCGATCAGCTTCGAACCCACCAGACGAGCCAGTTCGGGATGGAGGAGAAGAAGATCCCTGGCGACGGCGTCGTCACGGGGTACGGCGAGGTCAACGGGCGGACCACCTTCGTCTTCGCCCACGATTTCACCGTCTTCGGCGGTTCGCTCGGCGAGGTCTTCGCCGAGAAGATCTGCAAGGTCATGGATATGGCGATGGAGGTGGGGGCCCCGGTCGTCGGACTCAACGACTCCGCGGGCGCCCGCATTCAGGAGGGGGTCAAGAGCCTCGCCGGCTTCACCGAAATTTTCCGCCGGAATCAGGAGGCCAGCGGCGTGATCCCCCAGATCTCCTCGATCATGGGTCCCTGCGCCGGCGGCGCGGTCTACTCGCCGTCGATCACGGACTTCATCTTCATGGTCAAGGACACGAGCCACATGTACATCACCGGCCCCGGCGTCACCAAGACCGTCACCGGTGAGGAGGTCACTCACGAGGAACTCGGCGGCGCGATGACCCACGCTGGCAAGACCGGCGTCGCCCAGTTCGCCTGCGAGAGCGAAGAACAGGCCCTCGACGACATCAAACGCCTGCTCTCGTACCTCCCGCAGAACAACGTGGAGGACCCGCCGCGCGTCGAGCCCTGGGACGACCCCGACCGGCGCGACGAGGAACTCAAGTCGATCGTGCCGCCGAGTCCGCAGAAGCCCTACGACATGACCGACGTCATCGACAGCGTCGTCGACGAGGGCTCGTTCTTCGAGGTGGCGGACAACTTCGCCAAGGAGATCGTCGTCGGGTTCGGCCGTCTCGACGGCCGCTCGGTCGGCCTCGTCGCCAACCAGCCGCGGGTCAACGCCGGCACGCTCACCGTCGACTCCTCGATGAAGGGGTCCCGATTCATCCGGTTCTGTGACTCCTTCAACATCCCCATCGTCACGTTCGTCGACGTTCCCGGCTACATGCCCGGAACCGATCAGGAACACCGCGGCATCATCCGCCACGGCGCGAAACTCCTCTACGCGTACTCGGAGGCGACCGTTCCCCTGCTCACCGTCATCACTCGGAAGGCCTACGGCGGAGCCTACTGCGTCATGGCCTCGAAGAACCTCGGCGCCGACGTCAACTACGCGTGGCCGACCGCCGAGATCGCCGTCATGGGCCCGCAGGGCGCGGTCAACATCCTCTACCGCGAGGAACTCGCGGAGGCCGACGACCCCGACGAACTCCGCGACGAACTCATCGAGGAGTACCGCGAGGAGTTCGCCAACCCGTACACTGCAACGGACAAGGGCTTCCTCGACGACGTCATCGTTCCGACGGAGACGCGCCCGCGGCTGATCGACGACCTCGAGATGCTCCAGACGAAACGCGAGCAAAACCCCGACAAGAAACACGGCAACATCCCGCTGTAA
- a CDS encoding sodium-dependent transporter, whose product MVQRETWATRAGFILAAVGSAVGLGNIWRFPYQVGEQGGAAFLFIYLLLIVMIGFPVILVEFVVGRNTERNPVGALKRLGSGAWTKIGWVFVTAGFVILSYYSVVAGWTLRYVLLGLQGQYTADGAPAQFGEVATGLDAVLLHAIFMAAVIAIVALGIERGIELSVKVMVPAIIAISIGLAVYAFTLEGAGDAYAYYLSPELSTITSQWTTILPAAAAQAFFTLSLGMGVMITYASYLGEDRNLAEDAGIIAGLDTFIAFLAGLIAFPILFAAGIEPGASGPALIFVSLAAAFAELPLGGILGAIFFGTVAIAALSSAISIMEVVVSYMIDERGVGRVPATVALGVAMFVVGVPAALDLIFIDLYDGFANSILLMLGGLLLSIFVGWIIPDLAIEEVSKGIKDVGSLGVAWLWFIRIPVVLALIVLVALNAWDYFGFLTGGFADWLNANL is encoded by the coding sequence ATGGTACAACGCGAAACATGGGCAACGAGAGCAGGCTTCATTCTGGCTGCAGTCGGGAGCGCAGTCGGATTAGGAAACATCTGGCGGTTTCCGTATCAAGTTGGGGAGCAAGGGGGAGCGGCGTTCCTCTTCATCTATCTCCTGTTGATCGTCATGATCGGTTTCCCGGTCATTCTCGTCGAGTTCGTCGTCGGTCGAAACACGGAACGGAATCCCGTGGGTGCACTGAAACGACTCGGCAGCGGCGCGTGGACGAAAATCGGCTGGGTCTTCGTCACCGCCGGCTTCGTCATCCTCTCCTACTACAGCGTCGTCGCAGGCTGGACGCTCCGCTACGTTCTCCTTGGATTGCAGGGTCAATACACCGCCGACGGCGCGCCCGCACAGTTCGGCGAGGTCGCGACCGGTCTCGACGCCGTCCTCCTGCACGCGATCTTCATGGCGGCGGTCATCGCGATCGTCGCCCTCGGCATCGAGCGGGGGATCGAACTCTCGGTCAAGGTGATGGTTCCGGCCATCATCGCCATCTCGATCGGACTCGCCGTCTACGCGTTCACGCTCGAGGGCGCCGGTGACGCCTACGCGTACTACCTCTCGCCGGAACTCAGTACGATTACGTCTCAGTGGACGACGATCCTTCCGGCGGCCGCCGCACAGGCGTTCTTCACGCTGTCGCTCGGGATGGGCGTGATGATCACGTACGCCTCCTACCTCGGTGAGGATCGGAACCTCGCGGAGGACGCAGGCATCATCGCCGGTCTCGACACCTTCATCGCCTTCCTCGCCGGGCTCATCGCGTTCCCGATCCTGTTCGCTGCGGGGATCGAGCCCGGTGCGTCCGGTCCGGCGCTGATCTTCGTGAGTCTCGCCGCGGCGTTCGCCGAACTACCGCTCGGCGGTATCCTCGGCGCGATCTTCTTCGGTACCGTCGCCATCGCAGCGCTCTCGAGCGCGATCAGTATCATGGAAGTCGTCGTCTCCTACATGATCGATGAGCGCGGCGTCGGCCGCGTTCCCGCGACGGTCGCGCTGGGCGTCGCCATGTTCGTCGTCGGGGTTCCGGCCGCCCTCGACCTCATCTTCATCGATCTCTACGACGGCTTCGCGAACAGCATCTTGCTCATGCTCGGTGGCCTACTGCTGTCGATCTTCGTCGGGTGGATCATCCCGGATCTCGCGATCGAGGAGGTCAGCAAGGGGATCAAGGACGTCGGATCGCTGGGCGTCGCGTGGCTCTGGTTCATCCGGATTCCGGTCGTCCTCGCACTGATCGTTCTGGTCGCGCTGAACGCGTGGGACTACTTCGGATTCCTGACCGGCGGCTTCGCCGACTGGCTGAACGCGAACCTCTAG
- a CDS encoding SDR family oxidoreductase — protein MSPTTEYAVDFDGTVAVITGASGALGSAAVERFRDAGATVCAVDVVAPDDEDSLLEPDSETHFYEADLTDEGDVERLVSAIVDDHGRLDHLLNIAGTWRGGDPIQETDLEEFEMLVDVNLRTAFLASKHALPHLQESEGSIVSVSARSSLEGGEGDGPYRIAKAGIRLLTETVAEENLGTVRANCVMPSVIDTPMNRELMPDADHETWVDPAEIADVMAVLCSDATAVTSGAAVPVYGEA, from the coding sequence ATGTCACCGACGACCGAGTACGCGGTCGACTTCGACGGTACCGTCGCCGTGATCACCGGCGCCAGCGGGGCGCTCGGCAGCGCCGCCGTCGAGCGATTCAGGGACGCGGGCGCGACGGTCTGTGCCGTCGACGTCGTCGCGCCGGACGACGAGGACAGTCTGCTCGAACCCGACTCCGAGACTCACTTCTACGAGGCCGATCTGACCGACGAGGGCGACGTGGAGCGGCTGGTTTCGGCTATCGTCGACGATCACGGGCGGCTCGACCACCTGCTGAATATCGCCGGGACGTGGCGCGGCGGCGATCCGATCCAAGAGACCGACCTTGAGGAGTTCGAGATGCTCGTCGACGTCAACCTCAGGACGGCGTTTCTGGCCTCGAAACACGCGTTACCCCACTTGCAGGAGAGCGAGGGCTCGATCGTGAGCGTGAGCGCGCGCTCGTCGCTCGAGGGCGGCGAGGGCGACGGCCCCTACCGGATCGCGAAGGCCGGCATTCGGCTACTGACCGAGACGGTGGCCGAGGAGAACCTGGGAACCGTGCGGGCCAACTGCGTGATGCCGAGCGTGATCGACACGCCGATGAACCGCGAGCTGATGCCCGACGCGGATCACGAGACGTGGGTCGATCCGGCCGAGATCGCCGACGTGATGGCCGTCCTCTGTAGCGACGCCACGGCGGTGACCAGCGGCGCGGCCGTGCCAGTCTACGGCGAGGCCTGA